In one window of Flavobacterium ginsengisoli DNA:
- a CDS encoding helix-hairpin-helix domain-containing protein, which yields MLFIIMIGLQLFYYLSDFNISESKSSEKEQWLALQSEIDKEKLDDKKVSPINYLFNPNFISDYKGYKLGMSVEEIDRLMAFRKENKYVNSAEEFQKVTGVSDSLLDKISPLFKFPDWKQNKNNYSTEKKDFSINSFPKKEKLPILDINEATQEDLIKIYGIGEGLSSRILKQKEILGSFVSMEQMKDIWGLSPEVVNELNAHFKVVIPSNLKKINVNEASLKELAQFSYFKYTLAKQIVTYRSMNGNFNNIEDLAKIKDFPVEKAKIISLYLEF from the coding sequence ATGCTCTTCATTATTATGATAGGGTTGCAACTGTTTTATTATTTATCCGATTTTAATATTTCAGAAAGTAAAAGTTCTGAAAAAGAGCAATGGCTTGCTCTACAGTCAGAAATCGATAAGGAAAAGTTAGACGATAAAAAGGTAAGCCCAATTAATTATCTTTTCAACCCTAATTTTATTTCTGATTATAAAGGATACAAACTCGGAATGTCGGTAGAGGAAATTGATCGACTAATGGCATTTCGGAAAGAGAATAAGTATGTAAACTCAGCAGAAGAATTTCAGAAAGTCACAGGAGTTTCAGATTCACTATTAGATAAAATTTCTCCTTTGTTTAAATTTCCAGATTGGAAACAGAATAAAAATAATTATAGTACTGAGAAAAAAGATTTTAGTATAAATAGTTTTCCAAAAAAAGAAAAGCTTCCAATATTAGATATTAATGAAGCAACTCAAGAAGATCTGATTAAAATCTACGGAATAGGAGAAGGGCTGTCTTCTAGAATCTTAAAACAAAAAGAAATTTTGGGTTCATTCGTTTCAATGGAGCAAATGAAAGATATTTGGGGGCTTTCTCCAGAAGTTGTCAATGAATTAAATGCTCATTTTAAAGTTGTAATTCCTTCAAACTTGAAGAAAATAAATGTAAATGAGGCTTCATTAAAAGAATTGGCTCAATTTTCATACTTCAAATACACACTCGCAAAACAAATAGTCACTTATAGAAGTATGAACGGAAATTTTAATAATATTGAGGATTTAGCAAAAATTAAAGATTTTCCTGTTGAAAAAGCAAAAATAATTAGTTTATATTTGGAGTTCTAA
- a CDS encoding APC family permease, which produces MSIWRVKPISAFEADMKKSDLKRVLGKWSLTAIGVGAIIGGGIFVLTGTGAYYHAGPALAISFIIAGIACVFAALCYSEFASILPVEGSAYAYAYGTIGEVFAWIIGWGLILEYAMGSMTVAVSWSGYFNKLLKIFHIHLPDWLTTDPASYTGEGFSMNLPAFLIVLLVISLLIKGTKSAAKANNAIVILKVSAVIFVIIAGLFFINTANWSPFIPEATQIIEKETTHNAYGIGGIVSGAAAIFFAYVGFDAVSTQAGEAINPKKDVPFAIIASLLICTTLYILVSLVLTGMMNYQDFNPLGKYPEAIKAPVAYAFDIAGQGWAGSIITVAATIGLISVLMVMIMGQSRIFLGMSKDGLIPSVFSKVNPISGTPKTNLMILGAIIATVLAFTPINKLADMTSFGTLFAFTMVCIAVWILRVKQPGLTRTFKVPALPIIAVLGIAINSYLIFNLSKDAQLLSFGWLILGIIVYFGYSKKRSRLNNTTEE; this is translated from the coding sequence ATGTCAATTTGGAGAGTTAAACCTATATCAGCCTTTGAGGCCGATATGAAAAAAAGTGATTTAAAGAGAGTCCTAGGAAAATGGAGTCTTACTGCCATTGGTGTTGGTGCCATTATCGGTGGGGGAATTTTTGTACTTACAGGTACTGGGGCTTATTATCATGCAGGTCCAGCATTAGCAATTTCGTTTATCATCGCAGGTATTGCGTGTGTTTTTGCGGCTCTTTGCTATTCTGAATTTGCTTCTATTTTACCTGTTGAGGGATCTGCTTACGCATATGCTTACGGTACAATTGGAGAAGTTTTTGCTTGGATTATTGGATGGGGTCTAATTCTCGAGTATGCAATGGGGTCTATGACTGTAGCGGTTTCCTGGTCCGGATACTTTAACAAATTGCTAAAAATATTTCACATTCACCTTCCTGATTGGTTAACTACAGATCCTGCAAGCTACACAGGAGAAGGTTTTTCTATGAATCTTCCAGCTTTCTTGATTGTTCTTTTAGTTATTTCATTGCTTATTAAAGGAACAAAAAGCGCCGCTAAAGCAAATAACGCAATTGTTATTCTTAAAGTATCTGCTGTAATCTTTGTAATTATTGCTGGTCTTTTCTTTATTAATACAGCAAACTGGAGTCCGTTTATTCCTGAAGCAACTCAGATTATTGAAAAAGAAACTACACACAATGCTTACGGAATTGGAGGAATCGTTTCTGGAGCTGCTGCGATCTTCTTTGCTTATGTTGGTTTTGATGCTGTTTCTACACAAGCTGGAGAAGCTATCAATCCTAAAAAAGATGTTCCTTTTGCGATCATTGCTTCTTTATTAATCTGTACAACTTTATACATTCTTGTTTCTTTAGTATTAACAGGAATGATGAACTACCAAGACTTTAATCCACTAGGAAAATATCCTGAGGCTATTAAAGCTCCTGTTGCTTATGCATTTGATATTGCTGGACAGGGCTGGGCTGGCTCTATTATTACTGTTGCTGCGACTATTGGTTTAATTTCAGTATTGATGGTTATGATCATGGGACAATCTAGAATTTTTCTTGGAATGTCTAAAGATGGTTTAATTCCTTCTGTTTTCTCTAAAGTAAACCCTATTTCTGGAACTCCAAAAACGAACTTAATGATTCTTGGAGCTATTATCGCAACTGTTCTTGCTTTTACACCAATCAACAAATTGGCTGATATGACAAGTTTTGGTACTTTGTTTGCCTTTACAATGGTTTGTATCGCTGTTTGGATTTTAAGAGTAAAACAACCAGGATTAACAAGAACATTTAAAGTTCCCGCTTTACCAATTATTGCGGTACTAGGAATTGCAATCAATTCTTATTTAATTTTTAATTTAAGTAAAGATGCGCAGTTATTATCTTTTGGATGGCTTATTCTGGGTATAATTGTATACTTTGGATATAGTAAGAAAAGATCTAGACTTAACAATACAACAGAAGAATAA
- a CDS encoding PspC family transcriptional regulator translates to MSAILKLKFFFEKYGFHVSSRLADKLGMRVTSVRLFFIYISFVTAGLGFGVYLTLAFWIRLKDLIRSKRTSVFDL, encoded by the coding sequence ATGTCAGCAATTTTAAAACTAAAATTCTTTTTTGAAAAATATGGTTTCCATGTTTCTTCAAGACTAGCAGATAAACTTGGAATGCGCGTAACAAGTGTGCGCTTGTTTTTTATTTACATTTCTTTTGTTACAGCTGGTTTAGGGTTTGGAGTTTATTTAACTCTTGCTTTCTGGATCAGACTAAAAGATTTAATTCGCTCAAAAAGAACATCAGTATTCGATTTATAA